The Leptolyngbya sp. 'hensonii' genomic interval TCGTTCTAGTTGCTGAGCAATATATTCAGCAATGAGAGAGGCATCAGCGTCCACACGGGCGACTTCTACAACATTGATTCGAATTTGACGGTCAGAGCTACCCAGAACATCCTGCAGCCCCACTCGCAAACTCTCAATCCCTGCACCGCCACGACCAACAACCACGCCAGGACGAGCAGTACGAACTTCTAGATCAATCTGGTCAGCCTTACGCTCAATTCGCACTTCAGAGATACCTGCATTACTCAGATTCTTCTGAACGAACTTGCGAATCTTAAAGTCTTCCCTTAAAACCTCAGAATATCGCCTGGGTTCAGCAAACCAACGGGAGCGATGTTCTTGCGTTGTCCCCAGCCGAAAACCAACTGGATGAATCTTCTGTCCCATTACTCTTCCTCGTTCTGACTAACAGCCACGGTGATATGGCAAGTTGGCTTGCGAATTTGATAAGCCCGCCCCTGAGCCCTTGGCCTAAATCGTTTCAAACTAGGCCCCTGATCAGCATAGGCTGTCGTCACAGTTAACCTGGTTGGATCGAGGCCAACATTATGTTCAGCATTGGCTACCGCCGATCGCAGAACTTTCAGCACGGGTTCACAGGCCCGATACGGCATAAACTCCAGGATAATCAGGGCCTCCCGATAGGAACGCCCTCGAATCTGATCCAGTACCCGCCGTACCTTATGGGGGGACATGCGAATATATCGGGCAACTGCTTTTACTTCTTCTGAACTACTAACAGCCATCTGTTTCTCCTTACATCTGGCGATCAGCGAATGCCTATTCGCGACCAAACCTTAAACCACTTTATCGACGGGCCTTTTTATCACTTTTGGCATGCCCCTTGAATGTACGAGTGGGTGCAAATTCACCCAACTTGTGCCCCACCATTTGCTCGGTAACATAAACAGGCATATGCTGACGTCCGTTATGGACAGCAATCGTATGCCCAATCATTTGAGGCAGAATAGTGGAAGCACGAGACCAGGTTTTAATCACCTGCTTTTCACCTTTTGCATTCAGCCGTTCCACCTTAGTCAATAGGTGATCAGCAACGAATGGACCTTTTTTTAGGGAACGGGACATAGTTCATCCTCTCCAATCAGCTCTAAGATTCACGACCACCACGACCCCGCTTCGAGGTCTTCCGCCGCCGCCTCACGATCATGGCGTTACTCTGCTTTTTCTTCTTACGAGTTTTATATCCTAGTGCTGGCTTACCCCAAGGGGTAACAGGGCCGGGCCTACCGATAGGAGCACACCCTTCACCACCACCATGGGGGTGATCAACCGGGTTCATCACACTGCCACGCACCTCTGGACGGCGACCAAGATGGCGCTTTCGCCCAGCCTTACCCAAACTAATGTTACGAGATTCTAAATTACCAACCTGGCCGATCGTGGCATAACATTCGCGCCGGATTAACCGAACCTCAGTAGAGGGCAGTTTGAGGGTGACAAAATTACCTTCTTTAGCAACGACTTGGGCGGTTGTACCAGCAGCTCGGACGATCTGTCCGCCTCGACCTGGAAACAGCTCGACGTTGTGAACGTTGGTACCCAGGGGAATATTACCCAGGGGCAGCGCATTCCCGACCTCAATCGGCGCATCTGGACCTGAAAGTATCGTAGTCCCGAT includes:
- the rplB gene encoding 50S ribosomal protein L2; amino-acid sequence: MGIRSYRPYTPGTRQRNVPDFAELTRDEPEKSLTKSVHRPKGRNNRGVVTCRHRGGGHKRLYRIVDFRRNKHSIPAKVASIEYDPNRNAWIALLYYQDGEKRYILYPAGLKIGTTILSGPDAPIEVGNALPLGNIPLGTNVHNVELFPGRGGQIVRAAGTTAQVVAKEGNFVTLKLPSTEVRLIRRECYATIGQVGNLESRNISLGKAGRKRHLGRRPEVRGSVMNPVDHPHGGGEGCAPIGRPGPVTPWGKPALGYKTRKKKKQSNAMIVRRRRKTSKRGRGGRES
- the rpsS gene encoding 30S ribosomal protein S19; its protein translation is MSRSLKKGPFVADHLLTKVERLNAKGEKQVIKTWSRASTILPQMIGHTIAVHNGRQHMPVYVTEQMVGHKLGEFAPTRTFKGHAKSDKKARR
- the rplV gene encoding 50S ribosomal protein L22, with the protein product MAVSSSEEVKAVARYIRMSPHKVRRVLDQIRGRSYREALIILEFMPYRACEPVLKVLRSAVANAEHNVGLDPTRLTVTTAYADQGPSLKRFRPRAQGRAYQIRKPTCHITVAVSQNEEE
- the rpsC gene encoding 30S ribosomal protein S3: MGQKIHPVGFRLGTTQEHRSRWFAEPRRYSEVLREDFKIRKFVQKNLSNAGISEVRIERKADQIDLEVRTARPGVVVGRGGAGIESLRVGLQDVLGSSDRQIRINVVEVARVDADASLIAEYIAQQLERRVSFRRVVRQAIQRAQRAGIQGIKVQVSGRLNGAEIARTEWTREGRVPLHTLRADIDYSYKTAQTVYGVLGIKVWVFKGEILPGQEETPTVREAQPRRRQQRRRPQFEDRSNEG